One segment of Nostoc piscinale CENA21 DNA contains the following:
- a CDS encoding AAA family ATPase codes for MATVKAPIIPGYEISSQLYAGFRTIVYRAIRESDQLPVVIKLLTSEYPTFQELLKLRNQYTISKNLNIAGIIQPLSLETYNNGYILVMADTGGISLREYIQSNTLSLAEFLHIAIQLSTSLYELHQNRVIHKDIKPANILIHPQTKQVQLIDFSIASLLPKETQEIKSLNILEGTLAYISPEQTGRMNRGIDYRSDFYSLGVTFYELLTGELPFNSDEPMELVHCHLAKMPTLIGNRKEIPQVVADILLKLMAKNAEDRYQSALGLKYDLELCLTQLQDTGQIIDFKIGEQDVCDRFLIPEKLYGREAEVSTLLQAFERVASGTSEMMLVAGFSGIGKTAVINEVHKPITRQKGYFIKGKFDQFNRNIPFSAFVQALRDLMGQLLSESDAKLAQWRSQILEVVGENGQVLIEVIPELERLIGKQPPAPELSGTAAQNRFNLLFQKFIAVFTTSEHPLVIFLDDLQWADLASLQLIKLLMEDKNYLLLLGAYRDNEMSSVHPLMLIVEELKKAGKTVNTITLTPLARQDVNQLIADTLRCPTERDSKEVAARSQPLTELIERKTRGNPFFITQFLKKLYEDGEITFNNQQGYWECDITQIQSLSLTDDVVEFVAQQLQKLPQATQNVLKLAACIGNSFDLKTLAIVSQQSVTDAVTALWKAVQEGLILPTSQTYKFFQTESEVQTNSQKNIDDHSVNLTYRFLHDRIQQAAYKLIAADQRQATHLAIGQLLYANTSETQLDRHIFEIVNHLNKGIDLITQPDEQLKLAQLNFIAGCKAKGAIAYNAAVNYFTQGIDLLPTDTWTTNYKLTLNLHHQRLEAACLSTDFDKLAAWGDIILQSATSLLDTIKVHETRMMAFRSQGKFAEVVKTGLQVLKLLGVEFPEQPTKDDIGAAAQQTQKLWQGRTPLSLQNLPAMNDPHQLAAMQILTKLVPSAHIAVPPLLPLLIFKQVEMSIQSGNSSIAVFSYADYGLILCGVMGNMDAGYEFGQLSLKLLEKFQINAFKSRAYFIVNSFIRHWKEPLSQSIQFLLEGYQNGLETGDWECVALNIMTYSQYSYWNGRELSALAEEMEAYRQVISQVKQEATLKYHECYQQTILNLLGRAEIPYLLAGEVFNATQVLPHLQATHDRVALFHVSLSQAILCYLFGKYEQAAEQATIAEQYHDAGIGYFMVVMRVFYDALIHLTQYEMADAEQQSMIIERVNSHQEKLQNWANLAPFNHQHRSSLVAAEKLRVLGQNYDAMAHYDLAITGAKTHGYLQEAALSNELAAKFYLHWGKEKVASGYMQEAYYCYARWGSQAKTQDLENRYPHLLQPILQQKVQSLNVLETFSTQVNPQISIHSSKEQTRSSSSNINIALDFATILKASQAISSTIQLDELLQQLTQIILQHSGGDRCALILPDSQGEWQVRAIATPDNTELFCEPLEDNLNLPVKFIQYVKNTQEIVVIDELQTDLPVIDEYLQERQPKSLLCLPILNQGNLIGILYLKNRSTRGVFTSDRILILNFLCTQAAISLENARLYQDSQIYAQQLEQSLEKLRLSENRFQKLADNIPGLIYQIRIQADGSSSISYVSSGCQTLYEVAAEDLMSGKYSLRDFEHPEDRDNNFRAAMESAQNLSTFRHEWRIITPNGNVKWVKAISRPEISEDGEMVWDGIVIDISEQQAALRERKRAEQEQQQLLAIVDATPDIVGITDNFGNNLYINPAGQKFWQFQDSKAEFHISSLTPPQAMQYMQSVAVPIAIRQGTWSGESAILDLQGKEIPVSQVIIAHKNAADEVEYLSTIIRDISDRKQAEAAIEQKSQELEQALHELKQTQLQMVQQEKNVCTW; via the coding sequence ATGGCGACAGTTAAAGCCCCCATCATTCCCGGATATGAAATTAGCTCACAACTATATGCTGGCTTCCGAACGATTGTATATCGAGCTATCCGCGAATCAGATCAACTTCCAGTCGTCATCAAGTTATTAACTTCAGAATATCCTACCTTTCAAGAATTACTCAAACTCCGCAATCAATACACCATTAGCAAAAATCTCAACATTGCTGGGATTATTCAGCCATTATCTTTAGAAACATATAACAACGGTTATATTCTCGTGATGGCAGATACCGGAGGAATATCATTACGAGAATATATTCAAAGCAATACTTTATCTCTAGCAGAATTCTTGCATATTGCTATTCAATTAAGTACTAGTCTCTATGAATTACATCAAAATCGCGTGATTCATAAAGATATTAAACCAGCAAATATTTTAATTCACCCGCAAACAAAACAAGTTCAATTAATTGATTTTAGTATTGCTTCATTACTCCCAAAAGAAACTCAAGAAATTAAAAGCCTTAATATTTTAGAAGGAACTTTAGCTTATATTTCCCCAGAACAAACAGGGAGGATGAACCGCGGTATAGACTACCGCAGCGATTTTTATTCTCTGGGTGTGACATTTTATGAATTATTGACAGGAGAATTGCCATTTAATAGCGATGAGCCGATGGAGTTGGTACATTGCCATTTAGCAAAAATGCCAACGTTGATAGGGAACAGGAAAGAAATTCCACAAGTAGTAGCAGATATTTTGTTGAAATTAATGGCGAAAAATGCCGAAGATAGATATCAAAGTGCTTTGGGATTAAAGTATGATTTAGAACTTTGTTTAACACAACTCCAAGATACAGGGCAAATTATTGATTTTAAAATTGGTGAGCAGGATGTGTGCGATCGCTTCCTCATTCCCGAAAAATTATATGGTAGAGAAGCAGAAGTCAGCACATTATTACAAGCATTTGAACGTGTAGCTAGTGGCACATCAGAAATGATGTTGGTGGCAGGATTTTCGGGAATTGGGAAAACGGCTGTTATTAACGAAGTTCATAAGCCAATTACCCGTCAAAAAGGTTATTTTATCAAAGGAAAGTTTGACCAATTTAACCGAAATATTCCCTTCTCTGCCTTTGTCCAAGCTTTGCGTGATTTGATGGGGCAATTATTATCAGAATCAGATGCAAAACTGGCACAGTGGCGGAGCCAGATTTTAGAAGTTGTGGGAGAAAATGGTCAAGTTTTAATTGAGGTAATTCCCGAATTAGAACGATTGATTGGGAAACAACCACCTGCACCAGAATTATCAGGAACTGCGGCACAAAATCGCTTTAATTTGTTGTTTCAGAAGTTTATTGCTGTCTTCACCACATCAGAGCATCCTTTGGTGATATTTTTGGATGATTTACAATGGGCAGATTTGGCTTCTTTGCAATTAATTAAACTATTGATGGAGGATAAAAACTATCTGTTGCTGTTGGGGGCTTATCGAGATAATGAAATGTCATCAGTGCATCCGTTAATGTTGATTGTGGAGGAACTAAAGAAAGCTGGTAAGACAGTTAATACTATTACCCTCACACCTTTAGCGAGGCAGGATGTAAATCAGTTAATAGCTGATACTTTACGTTGTCCGACAGAGCGAGACTCCAAAGAAGTCGCTGCACGATCGCAACCCCTCACAGAATTAATCGAACGCAAAACTAGAGGGAATCCCTTTTTCATCACCCAATTTCTCAAGAAATTATATGAAGATGGGGAAATTACATTTAATAATCAGCAAGGCTATTGGGAATGTGATATTACCCAAATTCAATCACTATCGCTCACTGATGATGTCGTGGAGTTTGTCGCTCAACAATTACAGAAATTACCTCAAGCAACACAAAATGTTTTAAAGTTAGCTGCTTGTATTGGTAACTCTTTTGATTTAAAAACCTTAGCAATTGTTTCTCAGCAGTCTGTCACCGATGCGGTGACAGCGTTATGGAAAGCTGTACAAGAGGGTTTGATTTTACCCACTAGCCAAACTTACAAATTCTTTCAGACAGAGAGTGAAGTACAAACTAATTCCCAGAAAAATATTGATGATCATTCTGTAAATTTGACTTACCGCTTTCTGCACGATCGCATTCAACAAGCAGCCTATAAACTAATTGCAGCCGATCAAAGACAAGCCACCCATCTGGCGATCGGTCAACTACTGTACGCAAATACATCAGAAACTCAACTAGATAGACATATATTTGAAATTGTCAATCACTTGAATAAAGGGATTGATTTAATTACTCAGCCTGATGAACAACTAAAGTTAGCTCAACTGAATTTCATTGCGGGATGCAAAGCTAAAGGTGCGATCGCTTATAATGCCGCCGTCAATTACTTCACTCAAGGCATTGATTTACTCCCGACTGATACTTGGACAACAAACTACAAATTAACCCTGAATCTGCATCACCAGCGTCTCGAAGCTGCTTGTCTCAGTACAGACTTTGACAAGCTGGCAGCCTGGGGTGACATTATATTGCAATCTGCGACTTCTTTGCTCGACACGATTAAAGTCCATGAAACCCGAATGATGGCTTTCCGTTCTCAAGGTAAATTTGCCGAAGTGGTAAAAACTGGGTTACAAGTGTTGAAATTACTTGGCGTGGAATTTCCCGAACAGCCGACTAAAGACGATATTGGCGCAGCTGCCCAACAGACACAAAAACTTTGGCAGGGTCGCACACCCTTAAGTTTGCAAAATTTGCCTGCGATGAACGACCCCCATCAGCTCGCAGCAATGCAGATATTAACAAAACTAGTACCTTCAGCCCACATTGCTGTACCTCCGCTTTTACCACTACTCATCTTCAAGCAAGTTGAGATGTCTATTCAGTCTGGTAATTCCTCTATTGCTGTTTTTTCCTATGCAGACTACGGATTAATTCTCTGTGGAGTGATGGGAAATATGGATGCTGGGTATGAATTTGGACAATTATCATTAAAGTTACTCGAAAAATTCCAGATTAACGCTTTCAAAAGCCGAGCTTACTTTATTGTCAACAGCTTTATTCGTCATTGGAAAGAACCCTTGAGTCAGTCTATTCAATTTCTGCTGGAGGGCTACCAAAATGGACTGGAAACCGGAGACTGGGAATGTGTAGCACTGAACATAATGACATACAGTCAGTACAGCTATTGGAATGGTCGAGAATTAAGTGCTTTGGCTGAGGAAATGGAGGCTTATCGGCAAGTTATCAGCCAGGTTAAGCAAGAAGCAACTTTAAAATATCATGAGTGTTACCAACAAACAATTCTGAACTTATTGGGAAGGGCTGAAATCCCCTATTTGTTGGCAGGTGAAGTCTTCAATGCAACCCAGGTTTTGCCTCATTTACAAGCTACCCATGATCGAGTCGCGTTATTTCATGTTTCTTTATCTCAAGCTATTCTTTGTTATCTGTTTGGAAAATATGAACAAGCTGCGGAACAAGCAACCATAGCAGAACAGTATCATGATGCTGGCATTGGTTATTTCATGGTAGTTATGCGGGTTTTCTATGATGCTTTAATTCATTTAACGCAGTATGAAATGGCGGATGCTGAACAACAATCGATGATTATTGAGCGAGTCAATAGTCATCAAGAAAAACTCCAAAATTGGGCAAATTTAGCCCCCTTTAATCATCAACATCGCTCTTCACTTGTAGCAGCAGAAAAATTGCGGGTTTTAGGTCAAAATTATGATGCAATGGCACATTACGATTTAGCCATTACTGGTGCGAAAACTCACGGTTATTTACAAGAAGCAGCACTCAGCAATGAACTGGCTGCCAAATTTTACCTGCATTGGGGTAAAGAGAAAGTGGCCTCTGGTTATATGCAGGAGGCATACTACTGTTACGCTCGCTGGGGTAGCCAAGCCAAAACCCAAGATTTAGAAAACCGCTACCCTCATTTACTGCAACCTATTCTCCAGCAGAAAGTACAATCCCTGAATGTGCTGGAAACATTCTCCACACAAGTTAATCCTCAAATTTCGATTCATAGTTCCAAAGAACAAACTCGTTCTTCTAGTAGCAACATCAATATAGCCCTGGATTTTGCGACGATTCTCAAAGCTTCTCAAGCTATCTCCAGCACAATTCAACTGGATGAACTGCTGCAACAACTGACTCAGATTATTTTGCAACATTCTGGGGGCGATCGCTGCGCCTTAATTTTGCCTGATAGTCAAGGAGAATGGCAAGTAAGAGCAATTGCTACACCAGATAACACCGAACTTTTTTGTGAACCTTTAGAAGACAATCTCAATTTACCTGTCAAATTTATTCAATATGTGAAAAATACCCAAGAAATTGTGGTAATTGATGAACTGCAAACAGATTTACCTGTAATTGATGAATATTTACAGGAAAGACAGCCAAAAAGTTTATTGTGCTTACCGATTCTCAATCAAGGTAATTTAATTGGCATTTTATATTTAAAGAATCGCTCTACTCGTGGAGTGTTTACTAGCGATCGTATTCTAATTCTCAACTTTCTTTGTACTCAAGCAGCGATTTCTCTGGAAAATGCCCGACTTTATCAAGATTCCCAAATTTATGCTCAACAGTTAGAACAATCGCTGGAAAAGTTACGCCTGAGTGAAAACCGCTTTCAGAAACTTGCAGATAATATTCCCGGATTGATTTATCAAATTCGGATTCAAGCTGATGGTTCATCTTCGATATCTTATGTCAGTTCTGGATGCCAAACTCTTTACGAAGTAGCTGCTGAGGATTTAATGTCAGGAAAATATAGTCTGCGTGATTTTGAACATCCTGAAGATCGGGACAATAATTTTCGCGCTGCTATGGAATCAGCACAAAATCTCTCCACCTTTCGACATGAATGGCGGATTATTACACCCAATGGAAATGTTAAATGGGTAAAAGCCATTTCTCGACCAGAAATTAGCGAAGATGGTGAAATGGTATGGGATGGGATTGTCATTGATATTAGCGAACAGCAAGCTGCACTTCGTGAACGCAAACGTGCAGAACAAGAGCAACAACAACTACTAGCAATTGTTGATGCTACCCCAGATATTGTGGGCATTACTGATAATTTCGGCAATAATCTTTATATTAACCCTGCTGGACAGAAATTTTGGCAGTTCCAAGATAGTAAGGCAGAATTTCATATTTCTAGTCTGACACCACCCCAAGCAATGCAATATATGCAGAGCGTCGCCGTACCCATCGCTATCCGTCAGGGAACTTGGAGTGGTGAGTCAGCAATTTTAGACTTACAGGGTAAGGAAATTCCAGTTTCTCAGGTGATTATTGCTCACAAAAATGCTGCCGATGAAGTTGAATATCTGTCTACTATTATTCGAGATATTAGCGATCGTAAACAAGCTGAAGCCGCCATTGAGCAAAAATCACAGGAACTCGAACAAGCTCTCCACGAACTAAAACAAACTCAACTACAAATGGTGCAACAAGAAAAAAATGTCTGCACTTGGTAA
- a CDS encoding HNH endonuclease encodes MNAAKPRDCSVSRQVLTRDRGICQCCGYVENPEVHHIQPVIYGGMATPNNLITLCAECHKFAPDKPEHFLAYQKSGGARWQRFAGYLLMQEAEFSPKTTAEEIKKAVTQFRLSTFENNYKERELVSKSPRLSRTAWLKENILALLNQDAEKWLTRAEIFNYLTKLESGESINAGTFSMVLYQMHVDGRIEKSTITKRNPTKTLAIYKALNG; translated from the coding sequence GTGAATGCAGCGAAGCCTAGAGATTGTAGTGTAAGCCGTCAGGTACTAACTAGAGATAGAGGTATTTGTCAGTGCTGTGGGTATGTTGAAAATCCGGAAGTACACCACATCCAGCCAGTTATTTATGGTGGAATGGCAACGCCAAATAACCTAATAACACTTTGTGCAGAGTGCCATAAATTTGCCCCAGATAAACCCGAACATTTCCTTGCTTATCAAAAATCAGGTGGCGCTAGGTGGCAGAGATTTGCAGGGTATTTATTAATGCAAGAAGCGGAATTTAGTCCAAAAACCACCGCCGAGGAAATAAAAAAAGCAGTTACACAGTTTAGGCTATCAACCTTTGAGAATAACTACAAAGAACGTGAATTAGTCTCAAAGAGTCCAAGGCTTAGTAGAACAGCCTGGCTAAAAGAAAATATTTTGGCGTTGTTAAACCAAGACGCAGAGAAATGGTTGACTAGAGCAGAGATTTTTAATTACCTAACCAAATTAGAAAGTGGCGAAAGTATTAACGCAGGCACTTTTTCTATGGTTTTATACCAAATGCACGTCGATGGACGCATAGAAAAAAGCACAATCACCAAGCGAAATCCCACAAAAACATTAGCTATATACAAGGCACTAAATGGCTAA
- a CDS encoding recombinase family protein has protein sequence MAKTIGYARVSSREQALDSHALEQQKERLKLAGAEEIYVDVESGYKGRKRSQLEQVMNLVRSRQVSEVIVTRIDRLSRKGKQSFALFDDFLEAGVTLRALDEPFDLSSPSGKFAAGMLAVLAQHHSDQKSQAVKHGWQHLRNRKVAMNPPFGYCKVDDGYRLDYQPFLCLLSNKEERSRGEVAIEIIKAFFEGRSLRSCLRIINERYGIQTFAHHHKTGGLLTRGLFRFSAGGLRNWLTSPVLRGHTCYLRNRGKASADIHYNTHPDQAILTELQLQEIEQMLTHNRQVRGYGQKGQKYPLSGLVFCGECRSSCYSCKGSRGKNQPGYNYYFQCKNWRVRSCNQKKSSGDAQN, from the coding sequence ATGGCTAAAACTATAGGCTACGCAAGGGTTTCAAGCCGCGAGCAAGCACTAGATTCTCATGCCTTAGAACAACAAAAAGAGCGATTAAAATTAGCTGGTGCAGAAGAAATATATGTTGACGTTGAGTCAGGGTACAAAGGGCGAAAGCGATCGCAGTTAGAACAAGTAATGAACCTAGTGCGATCGCGCCAAGTCTCAGAAGTGATTGTTACTAGGATTGACAGACTATCCCGCAAGGGCAAGCAATCGTTTGCTTTATTTGATGATTTCTTGGAAGCTGGCGTTACTTTGAGGGCGTTGGATGAGCCGTTTGACTTATCAAGCCCATCGGGTAAATTTGCGGCGGGGATGCTGGCGGTTTTAGCACAGCATCATTCAGATCAGAAATCGCAAGCGGTAAAACATGGGTGGCAGCATCTTCGTAACCGCAAGGTGGCCATGAATCCGCCTTTCGGTTACTGCAAGGTTGACGATGGATACAGGTTAGATTATCAGCCGTTTTTGTGTCTGCTATCCAATAAAGAAGAGCGATCGCGGGGTGAAGTTGCGATTGAGATTATTAAGGCATTTTTCGAGGGGCGATCGCTCCGGTCATGCTTGAGGATTATTAATGAGCGATACGGCATTCAGACTTTTGCTCACCACCACAAAACAGGCGGGTTACTGACCAGGGGACTATTTAGGTTTAGTGCTGGGGGGTTAAGAAATTGGCTAACGTCGCCCGTGCTTCGGGGGCATACTTGCTATCTACGAAATAGGGGTAAGGCAAGCGCAGATATTCACTACAATACTCACCCAGACCAAGCAATTCTCACTGAATTACAACTGCAAGAAATTGAGCAGATGCTTACCCATAACCGACAGGTGCGGGGCTATGGGCAGAAAGGGCAGAAATACCCCTTGTCTGGTCTGGTGTTTTGTGGTGAGTGCCGCAGTTCTTGTTATAGCTGTAAAGGTAGTAGGGGCAAGAATCAACCAGGATACAACTATTATTTCCAGTGCAAAAATTGGCGGGTTCGCAGCTGCAATCAAAAAAAAAGTAGTGGCGATGCACAAAATTGA
- a CDS encoding histidine triad nucleotide-binding protein has protein sequence MTNQDTIFSKIIRREIPANIVYEDELALAFTDVNPQAPVHILVIPKKPIAKLTEAETEDAALLGHLLLTAKRVATEAGLTNGYRVVINTDADAGQTVFHLHLHILGGRPMAWPPG, from the coding sequence ATGACGAATCAAGACACAATTTTTAGTAAGATTATCCGGCGGGAAATTCCAGCCAATATCGTTTATGAGGATGAATTAGCCTTAGCATTTACAGATGTTAACCCCCAAGCGCCAGTTCATATCCTCGTCATTCCCAAAAAACCCATAGCGAAATTAACTGAGGCCGAAACTGAAGATGCAGCTTTATTGGGACATCTGTTATTAACCGCCAAGCGTGTAGCCACCGAAGCTGGTTTAACCAATGGTTATCGCGTTGTCATCAATACCGATGCTGATGCTGGTCAAACTGTCTTCCATTTACATTTGCATATTTTAGGCGGAAGACCAATGGCTTGGCCTCCTGGTTGA
- a CDS encoding PadR family transcriptional regulator, whose amino-acid sequence MSGIALSALEEEVLIYISGKRVYGLQVIDAIASLSEGKRPGVAGTYYPIFSRLEERGLLKSAWGDSDIAARRKYYEITKQGIEALQEKDAYRRRLASECSEA is encoded by the coding sequence ATGAGTGGAATAGCATTGTCAGCACTTGAAGAAGAGGTGCTGATATACATTTCAGGAAAGCGCGTTTACGGGTTACAGGTTATAGACGCGATCGCTTCCTTGAGTGAGGGGAAAAGGCCGGGCGTAGCAGGTACTTATTACCCAATCTTTTCGAGACTAGAAGAAAGAGGACTATTGAAGAGTGCTTGGGGAGACTCGGATATTGCCGCTAGGCGCAAGTATTACGAGATTACAAAACAAGGTATAGAGGCATTGCAGGAGAAAGACGCATATAGAAGGAGGCTTGCAAGTGAATGCAGCGAAGCCTAG